Proteins encoded together in one Streptomyces umbrinus window:
- a CDS encoding ATP-binding protein, protein MDSDGTQDARGTHADRVPRPAGPPQVPPRPAQAPGTPPAPDGSTFLTWLRTPRPEAAPGVWRFGHLPRPEEEPEQIPARQLIGGALIAFLVGWLIWSLLWNGYLGGWWLLPLYAMIPDSWAEPHSFGSVVVVYAYYVAIAMGIMIGVGRLGRWSEVWRRYGLPAWRRAAPVSERPPAPEEDPAQWNQLRAAGAADAAERLGAEARAGRMRDVDQARIARAWQGVRSGRHSLATFSGAVLQDGAAACLHPSGERDLPGRLAKHDLVTGQVRLGTTADDPRNPYSYRGTGLALGPDLLGTSLLAVGPAGSGKTGGVVWPLAESLCLHALAGRAAVVVVGAAGAGLGPVDAYDVVVRVGNPESVYDLDLYGGTTDPDEAAAVLAEALVGDLADPHPGADSRRSTTVLAQLLGPFRGVHGRFPSVPELRQLLDGSPGPLGALRKALTEGGQESLLRELDARERQLGNPGDLGSVLADRVALLDRPAFAGFFDTSGQSRPFSLRALDHPVRVRIDLPERGHADASRMLARLVLAQFAASVAVREDRSLFACLVLDDATGVITPEAVRGVQRLRSANAGVVMTLRTLDDVPRPLRSPLLGAIGCRMALSGLTPWDGQDFAEVWGKEWTEARDVTDRQIIAETPAGKAVHMLRRVITGNAPTARAVTVRQVERERWSASELAHGVPPGHAVLSLTSVRGEHAPPLLVDLRS, encoded by the coding sequence ATGGACAGCGACGGCACGCAGGACGCACGGGGCACGCACGCCGATCGTGTGCCGCGGCCGGCGGGACCGCCCCAGGTGCCGCCACGGCCCGCGCAGGCGCCCGGGACGCCGCCGGCGCCTGACGGGTCCACCTTTCTCACCTGGCTGCGGACCCCCCGGCCCGAGGCCGCGCCGGGCGTGTGGCGCTTCGGGCACCTGCCGCGGCCGGAGGAGGAGCCCGAGCAGATCCCGGCCCGGCAGCTGATCGGCGGGGCGCTCATCGCGTTCCTCGTGGGATGGCTGATCTGGTCGCTGCTGTGGAACGGCTACCTCGGCGGATGGTGGCTGCTGCCGCTCTACGCGATGATCCCCGACTCCTGGGCCGAGCCCCACAGCTTCGGTTCCGTCGTGGTCGTCTACGCCTACTACGTGGCGATCGCCATGGGGATCATGATCGGAGTCGGGCGCCTCGGCCGCTGGAGCGAGGTGTGGCGACGCTACGGGCTGCCCGCCTGGCGCCGGGCCGCGCCCGTCAGCGAGCGGCCGCCCGCGCCCGAGGAGGACCCCGCCCAGTGGAACCAGCTCCGCGCCGCCGGAGCCGCCGACGCCGCCGAACGGCTCGGTGCCGAGGCCCGGGCCGGACGGATGCGCGATGTCGACCAGGCCAGGATCGCCCGGGCCTGGCAGGGCGTGCGGAGCGGACGGCACAGTCTCGCCACCTTCAGCGGGGCCGTTCTGCAGGACGGAGCCGCCGCCTGTCTGCACCCTTCCGGGGAGCGGGATCTGCCGGGTCGGCTCGCCAAGCACGATCTCGTCACCGGGCAGGTCCGCCTCGGCACGACCGCCGACGACCCGCGGAACCCGTACTCCTACCGAGGGACCGGTCTCGCGCTCGGACCGGACCTGCTGGGCACCTCGCTGCTCGCCGTCGGGCCGGCCGGGTCCGGCAAGACCGGCGGGGTCGTCTGGCCGCTCGCCGAGTCGCTGTGCCTGCACGCGCTCGCGGGGCGGGCCGCCGTGGTCGTCGTCGGGGCCGCGGGGGCGGGGCTCGGGCCGGTGGACGCGTACGACGTCGTGGTGCGGGTGGGCAATCCCGAGTCCGTGTACGACCTCGATCTGTACGGCGGGACCACCGACCCCGACGAGGCGGCGGCCGTGCTCGCCGAGGCGCTCGTCGGGGACCTCGCCGATCCGCATCCCGGGGCCGACAGCAGGCGGTCCACCACCGTGCTGGCCCAACTGCTCGGGCCGTTCCGGGGGGTGCATGGGCGTTTCCCGTCCGTGCCCGAGCTGAGGCAACTGCTCGACGGCTCGCCCGGACCGCTCGGCGCGCTGCGCAAGGCGCTCACGGAGGGCGGCCAGGAGTCGCTGCTGCGCGAACTCGACGCGCGCGAGCGGCAGTTGGGGAATCCGGGAGATCTGGGGAGTGTGCTCGCCGATCGGGTGGCGTTGCTCGACCGCCCCGCGTTCGCCGGGTTCTTCGACACGTCCGGGCAGTCCCGCCCCTTCTCCCTGCGCGCCCTCGACCATCCCGTGCGGGTGCGGATCGACCTGCCCGAGCGCGGGCACGCCGACGCCTCCCGGATGCTCGCGCGGCTCGTGCTCGCCCAGTTCGCCGCGAGCGTCGCCGTACGGGAGGACCGGTCGCTGTTCGCCTGTCTTGTGCTCGACGACGCCACGGGGGTCATCACGCCCGAGGCGGTACGGGGCGTTCAGCGGCTGCGGTCCGCCAACGCCGGGGTCGTGATGACGCTGCGCACGCTCGACGACGTACCCCGGCCGCTGCGGTCGCCGCTGCTCGGTGCGATCGGGTGCCGGATGGCGCTGTCCGGGCTCACGCCGTGGGACGGGCAGGACTTCGCCGAGGTGTGGGGCAAGGAGTGGACCGAGGCGCGGGACGTCACCGACCGGCAGATCATCGCCGAGACGCCCGCCGGCAAGGCCGTACACATGCTGCGGCGGGTGATCACCGGCAACGCGCCCACCGCCCGGGCCGTGACCGTGCGGCAGGTCGAGCGTGAGCGGTGGTCCGCGTCCGAGCTGGCGCACGGGGTGCCGCCGGGGCACGCGGTGCTCTCGCTCACCAGCGTGCGCGGGGAGCACGCGCCTCCTCTGCTGGTGGATCTGCGGAGCTGA
- the gabT gene encoding 4-aminobutyrate--2-oxoglutarate transaminase — MSTLPQERRVVTAIPGPKSQELQARRLAAVAAGVGSVLPVFTARASGGIIEDVDGNRLIDFGSGIAVTSVGASAEAVVRRASAQLQDFTHTCFMVTPYEGYVAVAEALAELTPGDHAKKSALFNSGAEAVENAVKIARAYTKRQAVVVFDHGYHGRTNLTMALTSKNMPYKHGFGPFAPEVYRVPVAYGYRWPTGAENAGPEAAAQAIDQISKQVGAENVAAIIIEPLLGEGGFIEPAKGFLPALSKFATDNGIVFVADEIQSGFCRTGQWFACEDEGVVPDLITTAKGIAGGLPLAAVTGRAEIMDAAHAGGLGGTYGGNPVACAGALGSIETMKELDLNAKAKNIEALMKARLGAMAEKFDIIGDVRGRGAMIAIELVKDRTTKEPNAEATAALAKACHQEGLLVLTCGTYGNVLRFLPPLVIGEDLLNEGLDIIEQAFARI, encoded by the coding sequence ATGAGCACACTTCCGCAGGAGCGCCGCGTCGTCACCGCCATTCCCGGTCCGAAGTCGCAGGAACTGCAGGCCCGCCGTCTCGCCGCGGTCGCGGCCGGAGTGGGGTCCGTGCTGCCCGTCTTCACCGCACGCGCGAGCGGCGGGATCATCGAGGACGTCGACGGGAACCGGCTGATCGACTTCGGCTCCGGCATCGCCGTGACGTCCGTCGGCGCGTCCGCCGAGGCCGTCGTACGCCGGGCCTCCGCCCAGCTCCAGGACTTCACCCACACCTGTTTCATGGTCACGCCGTACGAGGGTTACGTGGCCGTCGCCGAGGCGCTGGCCGAGCTGACCCCGGGTGACCACGCCAAGAAGAGCGCCCTCTTCAACTCCGGCGCCGAGGCCGTCGAGAACGCCGTCAAGATCGCGCGGGCGTACACCAAGCGGCAGGCCGTCGTCGTCTTCGACCACGGCTACCACGGGCGCACCAACCTCACGATGGCGCTGACCTCGAAGAACATGCCGTACAAGCACGGCTTCGGCCCGTTCGCCCCCGAGGTCTACCGCGTGCCGGTGGCGTACGGATACCGCTGGCCGACCGGTGCGGAGAACGCGGGCCCCGAGGCCGCCGCGCAGGCCATCGACCAGATCAGCAAGCAGGTCGGCGCGGAGAACGTGGCCGCGATCATCATCGAGCCGCTGCTCGGCGAGGGCGGATTCATCGAGCCCGCCAAGGGCTTCCTGCCGGCCCTCAGCAAGTTCGCCACCGACAACGGGATCGTGTTCGTCGCGGACGAGATCCAGTCAGGCTTCTGCCGTACGGGCCAGTGGTTCGCGTGCGAGGACGAGGGTGTCGTCCCGGACCTGATCACCACCGCCAAGGGCATCGCGGGCGGTCTGCCGCTCGCCGCCGTCACGGGCCGCGCCGAGATCATGGACGCCGCGCACGCGGGCGGACTGGGCGGCACCTACGGCGGCAACCCGGTGGCCTGCGCGGGCGCGCTCGGCTCGATCGAGACGATGAAGGAGCTCGACCTCAACGCGAAGGCGAAGAACATCGAGGCCCTCATGAAGGCCCGGCTGGGCGCCATGGCCGAGAAGTTCGACATCATCGGCGACGTCCGGGGCCGCGGCGCGATGATCGCCATCGAGCTGGTCAAGGACCGTACGACGAAGGAGCCGAACGCGGAGGCGACCGCCGCGCTCGCCAAGGCGTGCCACCAGGAGGGCCTGCTGGTCCTGACCTGTGGCACCTACGGAAACGTGCTGCGCTTCCTGCCGCCGCTGGTCATCGGCGAGGACCTGCTGAACGAGGGCCTCGACATCATCGAGCAGGCTTTTGCCCGCATCTGA
- a CDS encoding phosphatase PAP2 family protein, with translation MTSVPDPHQSQHAPAHVDGERRAVVRPVWVLVPLLLLFGLLTWQAAVDGPVRRADERLAGEVRGSRLPSGAAEFLADLGNLVVAVPVLLAVIVYVSWRARREGPPRWWVPSLAALVAMAAVPALVVPLKEAVGRTGPPGMAGDGYYPSGHTATAAVAYGAAVLLLLPWLNSRYRRRELVIGYLVLVAAVGFGLVRRGYHWPLDVAGSWCLSAMLLLGLAMVTSPSSSSDTARQPK, from the coding sequence ATGACCAGCGTTCCGGATCCGCACCAGTCGCAGCATGCGCCTGCCCATGTAGACGGTGAGCGGCGTGCCGTGGTGCGGCCTGTCTGGGTCCTCGTGCCGCTCCTTCTCCTCTTCGGCCTTCTCACCTGGCAGGCCGCCGTCGACGGCCCGGTCCGTCGGGCGGACGAGCGGCTGGCCGGGGAGGTCAGGGGAAGTCGGCTGCCGAGCGGTGCCGCGGAGTTCCTCGCGGATCTCGGCAATCTCGTGGTGGCCGTTCCGGTGCTGCTCGCCGTCATCGTGTACGTGTCCTGGCGGGCCCGGCGCGAGGGCCCGCCCCGCTGGTGGGTTCCGTCGCTCGCGGCACTGGTCGCCATGGCCGCCGTACCGGCATTGGTCGTGCCTCTGAAGGAAGCGGTCGGCCGGACCGGCCCACCCGGTATGGCCGGGGACGGCTACTACCCCTCGGGCCACACGGCCACGGCCGCCGTCGCGTACGGAGCGGCCGTCCTCCTCCTGCTCCCCTGGCTCAACAGCCGCTACCGCCGCCGCGAACTGGTCATCGGCTACCTGGTCCTGGTGGCGGCGGTCGGCTTCGGCCTGGTCCGCCGCGGCTACCACTGGCCACTGGATGTGGCGGGGAGCTGGTGTCTGAGCGCCATGCTGCTGCTGGGGCTCGCGATGGTCACGAGCCCCAGCAGCAGTAGCGACACGGCTCGTCAGCCGAAGTAG
- a CDS encoding RNA-guided endonuclease InsQ/TnpB family protein yields the protein MTGTPTCKQQALKDFAQARNARFASGFGEPTWRRKYRHEGFRVIGTDRVPEYEADGSPKLNARTGKQIMGRSVVVRKLNRRWAQVKVPGCGWVRFRLSARGKGAKLPDAKTFRVTFRNRQWHVAFAVIPEPVAGPGTGEVVGVDRGVTITAALSDGRKLNCPQLTVKERARIRKHERRAARAPKGSEQKTAEYAKVARLKAREVNRRKDWCEKTSTMLARSYGLVRFEKLHITNMTRSAKGTMERPGKNVAQKAGLNRGILAQGWGLLRRRTEHKGPRPGRRCTRPLHESAVQRLLGAPPTPLRQWGRIDKNSRKSQAEFECES from the coding sequence GTGACGGGAACGCCGACGTGCAAGCAGCAGGCACTCAAGGACTTCGCGCAGGCCAGGAACGCCCGCTTCGCCTCCGGGTTCGGTGAGCCGACCTGGCGCAGAAAGTACCGGCACGAGGGCTTCCGCGTCATCGGCACCGACCGTGTGCCCGAGTACGAGGCGGACGGCAGCCCGAAGCTGAACGCGAGGACCGGCAAGCAGATCATGGGCCGCTCGGTGGTGGTGCGGAAGCTGAACCGGCGGTGGGCTCAGGTGAAGGTGCCCGGCTGCGGCTGGGTACGGTTCCGTCTCAGCGCACGGGGCAAGGGCGCGAAGCTGCCCGACGCGAAGACGTTCCGGGTGACCTTCCGCAATAGGCAGTGGCATGTGGCGTTCGCCGTCATCCCCGAGCCGGTGGCCGGGCCCGGCACAGGCGAAGTCGTCGGCGTCGACCGGGGGGTGACCATCACCGCCGCTCTGTCGGACGGGCGGAAACTGAACTGCCCGCAGCTCACCGTCAAGGAACGCGCCCGGATCCGCAAGCACGAGCGGCGGGCTGCCCGCGCCCCGAAGGGCAGCGAGCAGAAGACGGCCGAGTACGCGAAGGTCGCCAGGCTCAAGGCCCGCGAGGTGAACCGGCGTAAGGACTGGTGCGAGAAGACCAGCACCATGCTCGCCCGCTCGTACGGCCTGGTGCGGTTCGAGAAGCTGCACATCACGAACATGACCCGTTCCGCGAAGGGCACCATGGAGCGGCCCGGCAAGAACGTGGCGCAGAAGGCGGGGCTGAACCGGGGCATCCTCGCCCAGGGCTGGGGCCTGCTCAGGCGGCGCACCGAGCACAAGGGCCCCCGGCCGGGTCGAAGATGTACCCGCCCCCTACACGAGTCTGCGGTGCAGCGCCTGCTGGGGGCACCTCCCACGCCCTTAAGGCAGTGGGGGAGGATCGACAAGAACTCGCGCAAGAGCCAAGCCGAGTTCGAGTGCGAATCCTGA
- a CDS encoding helix-turn-helix domain-containing protein has translation MARFRMYPTSEQAQQMLLHCAHARYVWNLAVEQHACWMPGRRSAPGFAEQCHQLTEARRDNAWLRDGNADVQAAGTQGLRAGQERPLRLRVR, from the coding sequence ATGGCACGGTTTCGGATGTACCCGACGAGCGAACAGGCACAGCAGATGCTGCTGCACTGCGCGCACGCCCGGTATGTGTGGAACCTCGCCGTCGAGCAGCACGCGTGCTGGATGCCGGGCCGCAGGTCCGCGCCCGGGTTCGCCGAGCAGTGCCATCAGCTCACCGAGGCCCGGCGTGACAACGCATGGCTGCGTGACGGGAACGCCGACGTGCAAGCAGCAGGCACTCAAGGACTTCGCGCAGGCCAGGAACGCCCGCTTCGCCTCCGGGTTCGGTGA
- a CDS encoding NAD(P)/FAD-dependent oxidoreductase — MAPSAMSRDKNWAKSLSDAQPVPYWLDDPGRPRPEPALTTAETCDLLVVGGGYSGLWTALLAKERDPGREVVLVEGREAGWAASGRNGGFCAASLTHGLSNGLTRWPDEIHKLQELGARNLDGIEATVARYSLDCDFERTGEIDVATEPYQASELRDWYEELERRGLANGVEYLDAEAVREQVDSPTFLAGLHDRRGVAMLHPAKLAWGLRRACVELGVRVYENTPALTLKPYGAGMAVRTPYGSVRARRVALGTNIFPNLVRRVRSYTVPVYDYALMTEPLTAEQLASIGWKNRQGLGDSANQFHYFRLSADNRILWGGYDAVYPYGGRVRAEYDDRPQTYAKLAGHFFTCFPQLEGVRFSHAWGGAIDTCSRFSAFFGTAHQGRVAYAAGYTGLGVGATRFGADVMLDLLSGERTERTSLEMVRKKPLPFPPEPFAWTGIALTKWSLARADAHGGRRNLWLKTMDRLGLGFDS, encoded by the coding sequence ATGGCCCCAAGCGCCATGAGCCGTGACAAGAACTGGGCGAAGTCGCTTTCGGACGCCCAGCCGGTCCCGTACTGGCTGGACGACCCCGGCAGGCCCCGCCCCGAGCCCGCCCTCACCACCGCCGAGACCTGCGACCTGCTCGTCGTCGGCGGCGGCTACAGCGGGCTGTGGACCGCGCTCCTCGCCAAGGAGCGCGACCCCGGGCGCGAGGTCGTCCTGGTCGAGGGCCGCGAGGCGGGCTGGGCCGCCTCGGGCCGCAACGGCGGATTCTGCGCCGCCTCCCTCACCCACGGCCTGTCCAACGGCCTGACCCGCTGGCCCGACGAGATCCACAAGCTCCAGGAGCTGGGCGCCCGCAACCTCGACGGCATCGAGGCGACCGTCGCCCGCTACTCCCTCGACTGCGACTTCGAGCGCACCGGCGAGATCGACGTCGCCACCGAGCCGTATCAGGCGTCCGAACTCCGCGACTGGTACGAGGAGTTGGAGCGCCGCGGCCTGGCGAACGGCGTCGAGTACCTGGACGCCGAGGCCGTACGGGAACAAGTCGACTCACCGACTTTCCTCGCGGGTCTGCACGACCGCCGCGGCGTCGCCATGCTGCACCCCGCCAAGCTCGCCTGGGGCCTCAGGCGCGCCTGCGTCGAACTGGGTGTCCGGGTGTACGAGAACACGCCCGCGCTCACTCTCAAGCCGTACGGCGCCGGGATGGCCGTACGCACTCCGTACGGCAGTGTCCGTGCCCGCCGGGTCGCGCTCGGCACGAACATCTTCCCGAACCTGGTCAGGCGCGTGCGCTCGTACACCGTCCCGGTCTACGACTACGCGCTGATGACCGAGCCGCTCACCGCCGAACAGCTCGCCTCCATCGGCTGGAAGAACCGGCAGGGCCTCGGGGACTCGGCGAACCAGTTCCACTACTTCCGGTTGTCCGCCGACAACCGGATCCTGTGGGGCGGCTACGACGCGGTCTATCCGTACGGCGGCCGGGTGCGCGCCGAGTACGACGACCGGCCTCAGACGTACGCGAAGCTCGCCGGGCACTTCTTCACCTGCTTCCCGCAGTTGGAGGGCGTCCGCTTCAGCCACGCGTGGGGCGGTGCGATCGACACCTGCTCCCGCTTCTCGGCCTTCTTCGGCACGGCGCACCAGGGCCGCGTGGCCTACGCGGCGGGATATACGGGCCTCGGCGTCGGCGCCACCCGCTTCGGCGCGGACGTGATGCTCGACCTGCTGTCGGGGGAGCGCACGGAACGCACGTCGCTGGAGATGGTCCGCAAGAAGCCGCTGCCCTTCCCGCCGGAACCGTTCGCGTGGACGGGGATCGCGCTCACCAAGTGGTCCCTGGCACGGGCGGACGCGCACGGCGGCCGCCGCAATCTCTGGCTGAAGACGATGGACCGGCTGGGGCTCGGCTTCGACAGCTGA
- a CDS encoding ABC transporter permease, translating to MALVRWLKRRLVVIAGLLTLGYLLLPNIVVTVFSFNNPKGRFNYEWQQFSTDAWTDPCGVADLCGSLSLSLQIAAWATLGATVLGTMIAFALVRYRFRARGAVNSLIFLPMAMPEVVMAASLLTLFLNLGAQLGFWTILIAHIMFCLSFVVTAVKARVMSMDPRLEQAAQDLYAGPVQTFVRVTLPIAAPGIAAGALLAFALSFDDFIITNFNAGSTVTFPMFVWGSAQRGTPVQINVIGTAMFIVAVLFVLAGMVIGNRRNRQKA from the coding sequence ATGGCCCTCGTACGCTGGCTGAAGCGCCGTCTCGTTGTCATCGCGGGTCTGCTGACCCTCGGCTATCTGCTGCTGCCGAACATCGTCGTCACGGTGTTCTCCTTCAACAATCCGAAGGGGCGCTTCAACTACGAATGGCAGCAGTTCTCCACGGACGCCTGGACCGATCCCTGCGGGGTGGCGGACCTGTGCGGCTCGCTCTCGCTGAGCCTGCAGATCGCGGCCTGGGCGACCCTCGGCGCGACCGTCCTCGGCACGATGATCGCCTTCGCGCTCGTCCGCTACCGCTTCCGGGCGCGCGGCGCCGTGAACTCGCTGATCTTCCTGCCGATGGCGATGCCCGAGGTCGTGATGGCCGCCTCGCTGCTCACGCTCTTCCTCAACCTGGGCGCGCAGCTCGGCTTCTGGACGATCCTGATCGCCCACATCATGTTCTGTCTGAGCTTCGTGGTCACCGCCGTCAAGGCTCGTGTCATGTCGATGGACCCGCGGCTGGAGCAGGCCGCCCAGGACCTGTACGCGGGTCCCGTGCAGACCTTCGTCCGCGTCACCCTGCCCATCGCCGCCCCCGGAATCGCCGCCGGGGCGCTGCTCGCCTTCGCGCTCTCCTTCGACGACTTCATCATCACCAATTTCAACGCGGGTTCGACCGTCACCTTCCCCATGTTCGTCTGGGGCTCGGCCCAGCGCGGAACACCCGTTCAGATCAATGTCATCGGTACGGCCATGTTCATCGTCGCCGTACTGTTCGTGCTGGCCGGAATGGTCATCGGCAACCGCCGAAACCGCCAGAAGGCATAG
- a CDS encoding ABC transporter permease, whose product MTTVTDAPPLAPTPAPEERPPRKRGRLTPYWLLLPGILWLLVFFALPMVYQASTSVQTGSLEEGYKVTWHFATYWDAVADYWPQFLRSIAYAGTATILCLLLGYPLAYLIAFRAGRWRNLILILVIAPFFTSFLIRTLAWKTILADGGPVVGALNTLHVLDVTSWLGITAGDRVLATPLAVVCGLTYNFLPFMILPLYTSLERIDGRLHEAAGDLYAKPFTTFRKVTFPLSMPGVVSGTLLTFIPASGDYVNADLLGSTDTRMVGNVIQTQFLRILDYPTAAALSFILMAGILAIVTLYIRKSGTEDLV is encoded by the coding sequence ATGACGACCGTCACCGACGCGCCACCCCTGGCGCCCACGCCCGCGCCCGAGGAGCGCCCGCCTCGGAAGAGAGGGCGCCTCACCCCGTACTGGCTGCTGCTCCCCGGCATCCTCTGGCTGCTCGTCTTCTTCGCGCTGCCGATGGTCTACCAGGCCTCCACGTCCGTGCAGACGGGCTCCCTGGAGGAGGGCTACAAGGTCACCTGGCACTTCGCGACGTACTGGGACGCAGTGGCCGACTACTGGCCGCAGTTCCTGCGCTCCATCGCGTACGCCGGCACCGCCACGATCCTGTGTCTGCTGCTCGGCTATCCGCTCGCGTATCTGATCGCGTTCCGCGCGGGCCGCTGGCGCAACCTGATCCTGATCCTGGTGATCGCGCCGTTCTTCACCAGCTTCCTGATCCGTACGCTCGCCTGGAAGACGATCCTCGCGGACGGCGGCCCGGTCGTCGGCGCCCTCAACACGCTGCACGTCCTGGACGTCACCAGCTGGCTCGGGATCACGGCCGGGGACCGCGTACTGGCCACACCGCTCGCGGTGGTCTGCGGTCTCACGTACAACTTCCTGCCGTTCATGATCCTGCCGCTCTACACCTCGCTCGAGCGGATCGACGGGCGGCTGCACGAGGCGGCGGGCGACCTGTACGCGAAGCCCTTCACCACCTTCCGCAAGGTGACCTTCCCGCTGTCGATGCCCGGTGTCGTCTCCGGGACGCTGCTCACGTTCATTCCGGCGAGCGGCGACTACGTGAACGCCGATCTGCTCGGCTCCACCGACACCCGCATGGTCGGAAACGTCATCCAGACCCAATTCCTGCGGATTCTCGACTATCCGACGGCCGCGGCGCTCTCGTTCATTCTCATGGCCGGGATCCTCGCCATCGTCACGCTCTACATTCGCAAGTCCGGGACGGAGGATCTGGTTTAA